atatcttttataaacaTTAAGTTGTAGCACTTACATTTTCTGAATGTTTCTATCATTTGTATCTCCATTCCACTCATCGCCTGTATTTTGCCGCAGCTTAAGGCCCCCCACATAATGCAAAAAGATCTCCCAGGGTGCCAGGACCCTATTATAAAGGGAAGATAGAATCCGATGAGTGTgtaaaggaaaagcaaagaaaacgcaGTCAGTGCATTTCACAACCTGTAGCATCTGACACTTATTTATCAGCAGTTGTTAACACTATTCCTTATTTTCAGGTTGAGCACTATAGAGTAATATATAAGGACAACAAATTGACTATTGATGAGGAGGAATTCTTCGACCATCTCACTAAACTGGTTGAGGTATGTAAATTGTGGTCTTCactttttataataaattttcatatatatatatatatatatatatatatatatatatatacatatatatatatatatatacatacatatatatatatatatatatatatatatatatatatatatatatatatatatgaatatatgtacatattttgtattgtttatttatttattttattttattttattttattttattttttttttttttaagataatgatGGGGTTTGGAGTACTTAGCATCAGGATTTTTAGATTTTGAAGTggttgaaagaaaatgtaaatattttgtcttattttagtATTGCTGTAATGTACTGAGAACTGgggaaataaagcaattacataAGCTTTATGGAATATAGCTCACAATACATTGGCTGTTAGATTGTCAGATGTCAGATTTTATAGTCAAATAttggtcttttttattattatgtgtatatatatatatgtatatatatgtgtatgtatatatatgtgtatatatatgtgtatgtatatgtatgtgtatgtatatgtatatgtatatatatatatgtatatatatgtatatgtatatatatgtgtatatatatatatatatatatatatatatatatatatatacacacacacacatatatatacatatacatatatatacatatatatatacatatacatatacttatacatattaaacatatacatatacatatacatatacatatacatatacatacatatacatacacatatatacacatatatatacatacacatatatatacacacatatatatatatatatatatatatatatatatatatataatgtgtgtatatatatatatatatatgtatatatatatatatatatatatatatacgtatatatatatgtatatatatgtatatatatgtataagtgtgtatatatatatttatatatgtgtgtgtgtgtgtgtgtgtgtgtgtgtgtgtgtgtgtgtgtgtgtgtgtgtgtgtgtgtgtgtgtgtgtaaatatatatatatatatatatatatatatatatatatacatattaacatatatacatatataatgttttcaGTGTCTGTGTGATACCTTGTTTAGTAGATATGCTATATGCTTGATAGAGATTTGCCCTTTTATGAAGCTTTAGTTACCTCCTTTGAGGGTCTGTCCATATATGTGAGTTTCTTATTTAGTTTGATTTCTTTATGAGTCTCATATCCTCAGTGGATGtcttattagcaatattattttctctgaacatttaaaaacttttttagatcttctctttcttatcatctttctttATGCAAGCTTTATTCACATGCCTCCCTCTACCCAACAGCACTACGAACAGGATGCCGATGGCCTGTGCACGCAGCTCAAGCGCTCGGTCCCCAAGCAAGGCAGACGGGAATATGCGGTGGATCCAGAGAAGGCCTTCAAGGCTGCTGGCTGGTCCATAAACAGACAGGACCTTAAGGTAAAAGAAAGATGTTTCGTGGTTCCTCGTCTTCGTTAATACCACATCTAAAAGGAAGCTTAATTcttaatgtagaaaaggtatgaatgagaatgaatatcttcacaatacaagagatgtatttgaccagtttcgattatatatacgtcatgtatttccgacgaagatataatcgaaactggtcaaatacatctcttgtattgtgaagatattcattctcattcataccttttctacatttgtcaacatgaatgatGTTCACACTTAATTCTTAAATTATCACTAAAAGGACTTATACTTGTTTAAATTATTTGATAAGAATTGAtagatttccttttgtttttacttatcaTACTTAACTTTAAAATCTCCCTTTCCAGCTTTTAGACTCCATAGGCAAGGGTGAATTTGGTGATGTCCTCCTGGGAGAGTGGCAGGGGCAGAAGGTGGCTGTGAAGAGACTGAAGGACAGTAGCAGAACGGCGCAGGGCATCTTAGAAGAGGCCTCCCTCATGACGTAAGTTGGAGGCAGGGATGGTGTTGGGGTGTGAAGGGCAGTGGAAGTTGAGTTGGTTttatgtgataataaaaattattattattttttttcattattttttttagaattgttGTTGATCTTGTGTGATTACTAGCTTTTCTGTTGTTATCAGTGTCAGTTTAATAAAAAATCATggttattgctataatttttgtCCCAGTATTTTGGCAAATATTCACACCAATATTCCAAAAACGACCATAAGCATTATCTGTTAGACCAACAAAAAAATGGCATTCTTTTTTATCGGCAgtgttttctttgatatttaaCCTCTGATTTCTTCTACAGGAGTCTGAAGCACAACAACCTAGTGAACCTCTTGGGACTGGTGTTTGAGGACTCTTGCATCCTGCTGGTGACAGAGTTCATGAGCAAAGGATCCCTCGTGGATTACCTGCGTTCCAGGGGCAGGTTTCATGTTTCCAAAAGAGATCAGATAAACTTTGCTTGGTAAGTTTTGTATTAATTCTTTGTGATGtagtttttatgatttatttaccTTTGAAGAATTTTACATGGTAATGTGTAAGTGATTGTTTGTGACTTGTGTTTTTGTCTGATAGATATTTCTTTTGTGATTGTTTTGGCATATGTAAGGGAGGCTGTTGATATGGCTCAGGTTTTCAGGTGAAGTCTAAAGATTACTATGCATTTTAAGCCTTTATATCTAGGAGAGTCATATAGTCATTGGAGCTAACATATTCAACTTTCTTAGACCAGCTTTTAATATATTTCCCAATAAATTGCTTTTAATTTCTTCAATGAATTACATGAGggtagaaagaaatagaaatccaGGATTTTAAGATtccagagagaaagagttaaggaagttaatttatatgtgttttgtgAAACACATGTAACTAGAATAGAATAACCATTCTCTATAGAAAAAACTGGCAACAAAAATCACAAGTTGAAGGTAAACTACAAATAAAGCCTTCCCTTCTGCAGCGACACATGTAGTGGTATGGCTTACTTGGAGTCCCAGAAGGTGGTCCACCGTGACCTGGCTGCCCGCAATGTGCTCATCAGCGAGGAAGGTGTGGCCAAGGTTTGCGACTTTGGCCTGGCCCAGGAAATGAAGCTTAAACTGGATGGTGGAAAGTTCCCCATCAAGTGGACAGCACCTGAGGCTCTCAGACAGAGTGTaagctattctctctctttctctctctctctttccccctctctctctctctccctttctctctctctctttccccctctctctctctccctttctctctctctctccctttctctctctctctccctttctctctctctctctctcttaccttagtTTTATTGAGGTAATAAGTTGTCAAAAAACAAAAGTAGATATATATGCTTTATGGAATATAAAATTACATCATAAAGGAAATAATAGAATTATAAGTTTTAAGAGATTGTGTCTTTAGTGAGAGTAATCAcctataaaaatgtataattgtgtgttcATAAAAAGTGTTGTCAGTTGTAGTGGGAATcatataaatggtaatgataatgataataatgtagtgAATGATTTATTATGGTTTTCCTTCATCTTAATTTAAAAGTATAGTATGTTGGACTGTGAAACCAATATGATTAATTTGGTGAAAAATACCAACTTTTGTGAATAACTGTAAATCATTTGCTTTTGCTTCCAGAAATTTTCAAACAAATCTGATATGTGGTCTTTTGGAATTCTTCTGTGGGAGATTTACTCTTTTGGTAGAGTTCCTTACCCTCGAATTGTAAGTATTTTCATGTTTAGGTTCtctgattattatatatttaattattttattttatttatttatttttttttttccattacccaTGTATCTGGGTGATTTGCTGTCTGCATGTCACTCAAAATCCAAGGATTGATTGGCAACTCTCAGGGTGTGTGGTTTGTAAGTGGGACTCACAAAAACTTGTGTGCAATATCAAGACTCCTTGGTTCCCCtttgcaataacaataagtaactttTTTATATGTGTCATTAAAGATTTTTgtgatattcaattttctgtaatacacccaGCACTGCTGGTCATAGCAGGGAGGAATAAGGTCCTGAGCATGGAatactcttccagtcatggctcacggaTGGTACTGTCCACACTCGTTTACTAAGGAAAATAATGCAAGAGCTCTATTAAATGTCCACTCAGTCTAATGACCattcaagagctttgtgcacttgtggcaagTTGTTCCAGTCACACCAGCCTTGAGCCAAAGTTCTCATGAAGGCATATTCCTGTCAATCaaccctcagccaaattttttcataatGGCATATTCATGTCCcttagccaaattttttcatgacatgacggTCAAGTCACCTGGATCTAAAGGGTTCATTGACATGAGAAAATATGTGGTACTTTCAGAATAGGTAACATATTTTCACTCCATATATAATAGAAGATGTACATGTATTAGTAGTTGCTAAATTAGATTTTCATTACATAGCAAAAAATTGGAAGaatgtcatttgtttttctttcatttacatttatcaGTATCAGaatttctttaattttatcttttcttcacctctgtctccctctcttcctacagcCACTAGCAGATGTGATGAAACATGTCGAAAAAGGTTACCGCATGGAGGCACCTGACCTCTGCCCTCCGGAAGTTTACCAGCTCATGAAGGATGTAAGTCAGGGCTGAAAAGagtttttctttacatatatgtttgaaaAGGAAGTAAGGTTATGTATGTCATTTAAATTTTTGAATGGTTGCTTTTCTATGTCAGTTGTATGATAGTTTAATCTAGTGCACTGTATCACctgattattttttctccttcaggCATGGAACGAGAACTGCAAACGTAGACCCACATTCCAAGAGGCACTCAAACGACTCACACAGCTGCGACAATCTAACTTGGCATGACCTAGAGTAGGGGCATAAATATAGTTAAAATTGGTGCCAATGCTAGATCATGCTAGAGATTTGAAGTAGTGTCAACTTCAGTGAAGTCATTTAACaaatggaagaagagatagagtggAGCGTCAGTGCTTGAGGAATTGTTGCGTTGGTTGGAGGTCGACATATCCTGCTCACTCTAGTGGGAAAAGTGTGTTCCCAAAGCTCGAGTGCTTCGTGTTCCTCTGGCATGTCTGACACAGTGACAGACTGGTGATGTTACTTCTGTAATGTGTGTTCATTACATGTGTATAAACGGACAGAAAGAAGAATGTTACAAATCAGGTATTAAGCCCAGGACACCTGAGCATTTGTCCCTCCAGACTTAACTTTCAATTTAGTGTCTTTAACTACATGACAAATGTCTGAAATGTTGATATGAtgatttttaattgttattataatttttattattattatattttgtcttttgttttttatttgtcagTCATTGATTTGAGTTTATTCTAGAGTCCAGGAGAGGGTGTGTATTTGGTGTCTGTGTTCTGTGTTAAGGGCCGCTTCTGGAGAGGGTGCAACATTACTGTCTCTCTTcacaatagctttttttttttcttttctctttttttttatctagctgCGACAAGTGAGCAATGccgaagataaaaggaaaaaataaattaaaaaaaaatctcctaaATAATTGCTGTATTTAGAGATCATATATGTTCCTGTGTAGTGTGAAGCTGGCActatgttattagtatttttgtaatatagttgatatgatttttttttttccagagtattattttgattttgttttcatattatattgtttgttttctgtaaCTGATGAAGTTGTAGACTTTTGAAACAGagtgaaattgaaaagaaaagaaaagccaaaCAAAGTGCAGAGACAACATAGACATGAAGCTAATTTTTTTTACTGCTGTGCACATTGtgattttaaaaattttctttggttttgttgGGATAACGTGATTGATTATGTGATTGTTTTATCGAAGGCCTTGTTGACTGCTTTCGGGACAAGAGGACTGTAGTTAATTCCCCTCCCAACCCTCACCACCAAGCCTCATATGTGTACTGTGTTATAGGAGGGGGATGAGATGATGATCATTAGGCTTGATTTAGAGTCTTGACTATGTATATCCTACTAAACTTGTGGGCTGGTTAtgccattattctttcttttttctgtatctaACATGAAGTAAAGTTCATGTACCACATGTAAGTGTAATTATTGTGTGTGAGAAGTGAGTCAGTGAGTAAATATACACATGACATGCATGCTTGGGTGTAAATCCCAGATTTCTATTCTTTTTTAAGTAAGATATACTTTCAGAAATCAAAATCGGCACCATTTCATGCCAGACTTTGTCATCATTCATACTACATTCAAAAGCACTTGATAACAGCAAATTGCAGGTGAACACAATTCAGTATGACAATTCTCTCCAGTCTTAAATAGCCAGCATGCATTCTCTTCGAGGCCTTCCAGAATTCACCCTCATTCTTCATTGTACTCGTATCAGTTTCATCACTgatatatgttctctctcttaACTACTTGTGGTAAAATGGAGTTATCTGATACAGCTTACTTGGTATTAGTGTCAGGGCTCTCATCTAAGCAAACCATGATttgtcttttaactttttttttttcgtgtgtgcgtgtgcgaatgggtatgcgtatgtgtatgagtgagtgtgagagcatgtgcatatatatatgtgtgtatgtgtgtgtgtgtgtgtgtgtgtgtgtgtgtgtgtgtgtgtgtgtgtgtgtgtgtgtgtgtgtgtgtgtgtgtgtgtgtgtgtgtgtgtgtgtgtctgtctctgtgtgtgtgtgtctgtctctgtgtgtgtgtctgtctgtgtgtctgtgtgtgtgtgtgtgtgtgtctgtgtgcgtctgtgtgcgtgcgtgcgtgcgtgcgtgcgtgcgcgtgcatgtgtgtgcaagcatgtatgtatgagtgtgtgttaccAGCATGAACGTTTGTGTGTCTTTGCAACACACCATTGCACATACATGCGAGTACTTATATAAAGAATACATGAGCTTTGTCCTCTTTAACCTATTGTTGACAgaatggcaagaatatatgccatgttCACTGGCTCTTTTTGTTAATTGATTGTCGTGATACGTAGATGGCTCcccaagtgcttaatcaccaaggagtcaattactagtcctacctagctcacctttttacccttttccttgatttctgaaaaaaaaaaaaaaaaattattcctattatattgtaattattcacattataataatcatagtgtcaacaacaataatattaatagcattacaaaattatattttcCGCCACAacacaaggaaaagggaaataggctGATGGTTCATAAGCTTACTAATTAGCTCTTTGGAGGCTGATCATTTGTGGTGCATCTTtgtgcaaacaaaattcacaaaacaaaacaacagtagaCAAGTGAGATTACCTGGCACCATTAGGTTAAAAGAGGTCAAGATGGAAAGAAATAGGAATACTTTGTTTGCttggataagaaaataaaaactatttcATATTCATGGATTGCTTGTACACTTATAGGAAATGCATAGTGGTCATGAAGTCATAACGTGGCATCACTGTACTGTAATTTTTGTGTCGACTGTCTCCATTCCCCACCACAAGGAACTTTGGCAAGGAAGAAACCAGCCAAAATTTATCTCCTGGGATTATCTATGGTGCTCATAACATATCTTAAGACATCCCAGTTCCGGTACCTTGGAATGGGGGTCTCGTATTTTAACCCTGACAACAGttcaaacaaagaagaaaatgtaaaaccaatcagtcatctttttttttttttttttttttcaaccaatgtgaaataacaacaataattatggatGAATTCTATCTGTTTTgttagaggaaaaaggagaagaatagaaagaaaaagagaaagtaatgaaccattcctttttttctttcatttttatttcttttttattataaggCATTTAGCCGCATATTGAGGAAGATGCCTTATCAGTAGGGATTTGGCTGTGTGTAAATGCCATGTCTGTGTTATTCTGAAGCTTGACCAACTTGGTTGTACCTTTGATGTTCAGGGTTTGgtcgataaataacaataaataacagttaAATGTTTGTTCAATGTGACCTGTTCATGGCTGATGAACTGTAAACATTTTGTGATGACAGAAGTTTATTTGGATAAAAGAGTAACAGTATTTCAAAGTTGATGATCTTAAGTCTTGATTGTAACTTATGGTATTGAATAGTATTGCCACATGTCAGATCTCAACATGAGAACTGTAGAAGGAATATTAGTTGATTTGCATTTCTTGCAAATTGGCATCAACACTTACCattcaaaaaatgaaaagaaaaaaaaatcttataacttGATTATCTCTTTAATTCCTATTGGATGGAATTGAtgaaatatataggtatgtgtttgTTGATTATATTTTTGATATGTGAAGAGTAATGCCAGATAGACTTCTAGCATTTATAGTACTTGCCATTTACAACTTGGTAATAAATGTGGAACTatagtattttcattaatatattctGAAATGTTTCTTCCATGGAGATGTTATTGTGTCAGACTTTATGTAACAttggtgatctttttttttttttcctcaaggtTCTCTTCAATGTACGAGCCTCTATTACCCAGTATTTGTGTGTGCTCAAGCGAATGGAAGGTCTAGATTTAGTAAGAGGTCAAAGTGCATCcaggttatttgtttttttgagcCTGAGGAAGCCCATCTAAGAGTTCCTTTGATTCAGGAACCCGtcggcttttatttttattttatttatttatttgttcttatccCTTGTGTTTATACTTCTATTTTCGAGGTACGAATGAAAGCTGTTAATGacaagatttttatttatttatttattttcctttaatggAAATTTTCACATTAAGAAgtaaattttcctttcttctctttccacaaGCACTGTCTTAACAGGAAAATAAAGCTTGTATAACCTCTAGCTTAGGAATTATTCTCCTGGATGCACTTTCCATGTGTGAAAAGAAGTTCTGGACTAGAAAACATTTTTTATGGATTTTTaaggaaaactattttttttttctaatgttgtaAGAGAACTGGATTAATACCACACCAGTGATGTGCTATAAGTAGCTATGAAAGTAGTGGTGTGCTGGTCATTAGGTTAAGCCAGGTAAGTTtgtagttaaaaaaataaaacacaaattgtAAAAAGAAAGTTTTGGAAagtgctgtttttattatttttttcttccttatttttatcttttcgtttttgGCAATGAACTGCAGTAGTTCAATtgtgtattctttttttattttgagttGTAGATATTCAATTGgagcaaatttttattttttaaccagATCTTTTTAGGGAAACATCAGTGAAAGCTTAAAATCACTTCAGCttacaaaatgatttttttttgtgtgtggcttTTATTTAATTGTTCATAAATGGAGAACAATAAAAGTACTACATTTtcagtgttttcttgtttttcctgtaTTCATATTACGTGCGTGTGGgggcgtgcgcgtgcatgtgtgtgtgtccccccatcatcttcatctctctctcggtctctgtctctccctctccgtctccctctccgtctccctctccgtctccctctccgtctccctctccgtctccctctccgtctccctctccgtctccctctccgtctccctctccctctccgtctccctctccgtctccctctccgtctccctctctgtttctctgtctccatgTGGAATTCCGATTGCACTAAAGTtcttcgcttaaaacgtgcagcctggaacagttactgctacaaacgaggcacccctaatcaactatcagcccttatctcctttaaaagagcaatCACCTGTCTTCGTCGTTCAATCcggaacaaagcaaaaaaaaaaaaaaaaaaaaaaaaaaagctagtgaAATTGTTTCCTTAATTAGATCAGCATCTATCTCAACTGTTTGGTGCCgtatccataaactatcaggcaaatacCCCCCCCATCTAGCCCCATCCTCCATATTGGAGATTAATTCATCTCTGAttctctccaagtcgctaatgaactgggtgacaaTTCCatccaggtcagtagtggttctcccctttctccacacATTTCTCCTATTAAGACCATCAAACTTCTCTTCTTACatggcactccactccactccaataccgttcctctggcaaattcctaggtattatttttgactccaaattgtcctggcgagaccacatcatttacattaaagaaaaagctctcCGCCGTCTCCGAATCATACAAACTCTGTCCCAATATTTCCTGGGGCTCAGCTCGCAAAACTTTCCTCCAtattcatgttaccttgatcctctccactctcgattatggatgccatgtcaactcctctgcctcaacctctctccttgcccatcttgatacaatacACCACTGCgatcttcgcttagccctaggtgctcctctccagttgagaacCTGTACACCGAGTCTCGAATGCCATTTgtctctcgacgccgtacccttctctctctccgatgctaagctcgattccaccaactttccctgactaaactatcccacgatccctactgcctacctttgtttcttctccacgtttgcctactcctttctccattcgcatggatactctcctttcccattccccttttcccaatATCCGACAGTTcttccgttctctgtccattctgtccctccatgctTATACCTTTTCCCTGTATTTGCTCCTGTTTTCCCTggcccaccaaaatcaaatatattcCCTTCTGTCCTTACTCACTTCCTTGgccatgtctccattcattcctccagtattcatgtttatactGATAGCTTCAAATCCACTTCCGTTTCTGATTTCACAGTAAGTttcccaactcgcactttcaaataccccctccctcctgaatccagtgtccttactccagaactgtatgcacttctttttgccttaaaacacatatactcccttcttcctctttcaatattttttactGACTCCAattactcattaactctcataaag
The Penaeus chinensis breed Huanghai No. 1 chromosome 22, ASM1920278v2, whole genome shotgun sequence DNA segment above includes these coding regions:
- the LOC125036835 gene encoding tyrosine-protein kinase CSK-like (The sequence of the model RefSeq protein was modified relative to this genomic sequence to represent the inferred CDS: added 21 bases not found in genome assembly), producing MSHTTVRGPFAPDTEVVASYAFSGTSPEDLPFSKLERLTIVRATNDVNWVKARNRDGMEGMIPTSYVTECRKEVKLNTMAWFHGKISREEAENLLTPREDGLFLVRESTNFPGDYTLCVCFEQKVEHYRVIYKDNKLTIDEEEFFDHLTKLVEHYEQDADGLCTQLKRSVPKQGRREYAVDPEKAFKAAGWSINRQDLKLLDSIGKGEFGDVLLGEWQGQKVAVKRLKDSSRTAQGILEEASLMTSLKHNNLVNLLGLVFEDSCILLVTEFMSKGSLVDYLRSRGRFHVSKRDQINFACDTCSGMAYLESQKVVHRDLAARNVLISEEGVAKVCDFGLAQEMKLKLDGGKFPIKWTAPEALRQSKFSNKSDMWSFGILLWEIYSFGRVPYPRIPLADVMKHVEKGYRMEAPDLCPPEVYQLMKDAWNENCKRRPTFQEALKRLTQLRQSNLA